Below is a window of Picosynechococcus sp. PCC 7002 DNA.
AGAAGGGGGCACACAATTTGGCACCATTACCCCCCGTGTTCCTGCTGCCGAGAGCATTGATGCCAGTCGGGGAAAACGGGCCGTCACCATTAAAGTGCGGGATACCAGTAGCCTTGGGTTTGGTACCGAAGACATTGACCTCAGTGCCGTGGAACAGTTGGTTGAAACGACCCAACTGCGGGCGATCGCCCTTGGTATTCTCTACGGTCGTGATCGGTATGGCCAAGATAATCTCACCCTTACAGAAATGTTGAACCGGGTTTTAGGCGACATCGAAGCAGAAGGACTTGATATTCTCAGTGAATATCCCCAGGCCGATTTGAGCTATTTCCGCAAATTTGAACTGGTGGCGGCCCTCAACCGTCTGCGATCGCTAGCCATTGTCCCCCAGGTGACAACATAAATTTTTCTCTCAAAGCCCTGGGATTTCCCCGATGGAATGACACACTGGAAGGAGAAAGGCACTGCTCTTGTTGTCACTGTCGGAGGACACTGCTATGTTACCGACCCCATCTGCCCAAACCACTACCCCTGGGCCACAGACGACGGCGATTCAAAAAATTCTCGTGGCCCTCGACTATCGCACCGAAGATCCCAGCATCTTTGCCCAGGCCCTCAATTTCGCCGAAAAATTCCAAGCGGCCCTCACCATTTTTCACTGCGTCCAGCCCCAACCTGTGGCGATGCCCGAAATCGGCTCCCTCGCGGCCTACGGAGGCATGATCGATTCAACGGCGATCGCCCTCCAAGAAGAACAATTCCATCAGCACCTCACCAATGTCGATCATTGGCTCCAAAGCCTCGCTCACCAAGCCCGCCACAAAAAAATCCCAACCACCATCCACCAACAAATTGGCGATCCCAGCGAAACCATTTGTGCGATCGCCAAAAACCAACAAGCCGACCTAATTATCCTCGGACGCCGGGGTTTAACGGGCCTAGGGGAAGTCTTTTTAGGGAGTGTCAGCAGCTACGTACTCCACCATGCACCCTGTTCCGTTCTGGTCGTGCAACATCCCCAAACTCCGGAAAAATCCCCTAAACACCGCAAGTAATCGTAAATCCCTTTACATAATTTGCTTGAGAAACGACACATCCGCATCACCAAAATGCACACTGAGGGCAATGTGGAGGTTTTCTAAGGATTTGATCAACCAAGGTACCCCCTCTTGGGATTGGGATTCGTAGTGGCTGAAGAGAATTGAAAAGCGCCTTTCGAGGTGGGGTTTCGCCTTACCGCACATCAAGACCAACTTCAGGAGCAATGCCACCGTCACCGTCGGGCCAAGGTTCGTGATCATATCTACAAAAACGTAATGCTCCGGCCGCTGGGGACTTTCCACAATGAGATAATTGAGCAGTTGACTGGCCGTACGCATCATCAACAACTCATTGGGTTTTTGGTGATCGTAGTTCGGCAACATGGTTTGCAGCTTTTGGTAGAGCCTCTGGTTAAACTGCAACTTGCCATACTTTTGATCGACGCTAGAAATTAAGTAGCTAAATAGCTCATGCTTAAAGTCTTCGTAGGAGAGAATTTCCGTCGTCCGGCGTAAAAAATATTGGGATAAGTCCCGGTAGCTGTGGCCCCGCTCCGGTTTCCCCACAAAATATTTCAGGGCCGTTCCCAACTCTCGCTCCGTGAGTAGGGTAGGATTTTGCACCCCCTGGAGCATTTGTTTAGCATCCTGAATCGAATGCTTACGGCGAGCTAACTGAGCCAAACGCACCTGATACATGACATATTTAGAAAGGTCTAACTCAAAGGCCCGTTGAATTCTCGCTTGCACCTGACGGACGGTCTGCTGGTGTTCAAAGCTGCTATCTTCACTGAGCAGGCAGTGTTCATACAGATAGGGATAGCGTTGAATTAATTGGCCTACCGAAACGCTTTGGTCATTCCAGGTAAATTTCTTTTTACTGTCGTCGTCTTCTACCACCCGCGCCAAACGTTGCAGGGTGAGATATTGTTCGGAGGTACTAAAGTCCGCCACTAATTGGCGATGTAATTTCGTCAGGCGGGGCGTCGAAAGGCTCGGCGGCGGGATAGAGTCAAACAGTTTAACCAACCGAGGGATCGATTTTTGAAGCTGGGGGTGGATTTGCCAGCGGTTGATAATGATGTGGCAGCAGCGGTTCAGAATGAATTTAAAATCTTCTTCGACACCGGGGGTTTTGAGGATAGTGATTAGGGCCTGGTGTAGTTCGGGGGTCGGCGCTTGGCGTCCTTCAAGGAGAAATTGCTTGAATTCTTGGAGCAGCTCATCGGGGGTATGGCTCTGGACGGCGTGCATCAAATAGTCATATAGCTCTTGTTCGGCGGAATTGGTTTGCCGGAGATAAGAGGCGATGGGAGTTACTTTCGTCACGCTAATCGAGGAACTGGGTAAGGGATAGGCTGATTACAAGGCGAGGGACGACAGAGGAGAGCTATTAGATTTAGGGGAGACTGATTTTTTTCTATCTTAAGTGGCAACTGAGGGGAAGAGGCGCGGCTTTTTGTGTTTTCTTAGTAAAGATCAAGGCTACGGTTGTAAAAACGGGTCTTGGGAGGGTTGAGCTTTGCTGCGGCTATTTTCTCTGATTTTACTAGGCTTCTGGGGTTTGGTTGCTAATTTTGTCACAGGGCATCTCTTTATAATGTAGGCGATCGCCGCCCCGACGCTGGTGACAAATATCACTAGGGGCGACCCAAAATCCCGTAAGATTGCCTAGGAAAGTTTGTTGTGGGGTTACTCAAGTCATGGGGATTGTGTTGATGTTGTCTCAGTTGACGGCAATCTTGGGGGAAAATTTACGGCGATCGCCCCAACAGATTTCCCCTGAACCTGCCACCGGCGTTTCGACGGACACTAGAGACTTACAGCCGGGCAATGTGTTTGTGGCCCTCGTGGGCGAGAAATTCGATGGCCATGATTATGTTGACCAAGCACACCAGGCCGGGGCGATCGCCCTCATTACCAGTCGGCCCCTAGAGACGGATTTACCCCAGTGGATCGTCAACGATACCCTCCGAGCCTACCAAGATTTAGGGGCGTGGTGGCGGCAACAGGTCAATATTCCGGTAATTGGGATTACGGGTTCCGTGGGGAAAACCAGCACCAAGGAACTGATTGCGGGGATTTTGGGCACCCAGGGCAAAGTTCTCAAAACCGAGGCCAATTTTAACAACGAAATCGGCGTACCCAAGACCTTATTAAACCTGACCCCAGACCATGATTTTGCTGTGATTGAAATGGCGATGCGGGGGCCAGGAGAAATTGCCCGACTCGCAGAAATTGCTCAACCAACGATCGGCATTATTACCAACGTCGGGACAGCCCATATCGGTCGCCTCGGATCACGGGAGGCGATCGCCAAGGCCAAATGCGAACTGCTCGAATTTATGCCCAAGGACAGCGTGGCGATGCTCAACGCCGATAATGAGTTACTGATGGCGACGGCGGCGACGGTTTGGTCTGGGGAAACCCTCAGCTATGGCTTTAGCCAGGGGGATCTAACCGGGGAATACATCGCGCCGGATCAAGTCAAAGTGGCCGATCAAGTATTTCCGGTGCCCCTGGCGGGTCAGCACAATGCCCTTAATTACCTGGCGGCCCTGGGCGTGATGCAAGTGCTGGGTTTTGGTTGGCAGGGTTTAACGACGGAAATTTCCCTGGCCATGCCCAAGGGGCGATCGCAGCGCATTGTGCTCCCCAATGACATTGTGCTGTTAGATGAAACCTACAATGCGGGGCTAGAGTCGATGTTGGCGGCCCTCGATCTGCTAAAACAAACCCCCGGCGATCGCCACATTGCCGTGCTGGGGACGATGAAGGAACTGGGAGAATTTTCCGAGGCGCTCCATACCCAAGTGGGCGAAAAGGCCCAGACCCTCGGTCTCGATCAGCTCTATGTGTTGGTGGATGACCCCGAAGCCCAGGCGATCGCCGATGGTGCCCTAGGGGTGCCGAGTCTTTGTTTCCCCGACCACAGGAGCTTAATTGAGCATTTACGGGCAAATATGCAACCCGGCGATCGCCTTTTGTTTAAAGCTTCCAATTCCGTGGGCCTCAGTCGCGTGGTAGAAGCCTTACAACAGACATATTCTGCCTAAATAAACACAGGGGGGCGGTTTTGCAGACCTCTGCCTGCTTATTTCCTCGTTGGGGAAGGCTAAAAAGCCTCAAATTGCTGTTGCATCGACTGAATCACATCGGCCCCCAACAGCGCCACAAATACCCCAAAGCTCAACAGACTTAACAGCAAAATTTGCACCCGCAACAACGTAAAACGGCGGGACAGTTCCCGTTGGTAATATTGGCGAATTTGACTAAAACTGAGGGGCAAGGTGCCGGCTATTTCCCCGGAGCGAATGATTTGGCGCACCATCGGCGAAAAATAGGGGACGATCGCCGTCGTTAAATCTGTGCCCCGGCGCACCTGGGGTTCAATGCGTCGGCAAATGGTTTGGAGGTCTGGATCTGGAAATCCCTCAGCTAACCAGGCGATCGCTGCCGTTAGGGGCAAACCACAATCCAGGGGCAACTGGAGATAACCCAGATGAATCAGCATCTGCAACCGAGTAATGTTTCGCAGCGGTGGCACCCGCCGTAAACCGAGGCGCAGCGGTTCCCAGGTGATCGCCCCATACAGAAAAACCATTAAGGCGATCGCCGTGGTCAAGGCCGTCGCCCCGAAGTCTCCCGCCAGGAGTGAGCCCCCCAGCAGCAGATAAATAACCATCACCCAAGACCAGACCATGACCAGCCCCCGCAGGAGTATCCCTCGGATTAAGCGCCGCCGTTCTGCCATCTCCACCAAGGTATCTGACACATCCCGGCAAACGCTCACCAAGGCCCCACTGGTTTCGGCAATCTCCAGGAGGGCGATCGCCCAGGCCGAAAACTGCGATCGCACCGGTAGCCAGCTTTCCCGGAGACCATGGCCCCGCTCTAATTGCAAAATTACCCCCTGCCAAGGCTCCCGTGCCCGCCGGGGAATTTCCCCCATGGCTAAGGCCACCGCCTGACCCAAGCCCATACCGGCCTTGAGGGTCGCTCCCAACTGCCGAAAAAATAACGCCTGTTGCTGTTCTTTCATCGCAAATTATCTCTCTGCTGCACCATCGCAATCTAACCTCCCAGTACCGATAAGTATTTCTTCTTAGGTTTTCTGGCGATCGCCCTACCCATGCCCGTAGGCTAATGCGATAATTCACCATAGTGACGCCAGCCAAGTTCATAACCCTTTAAGTAAAACAAAAATTCCATGATGCAAGCCCGGCACCTTTCCCCCAAGCACATTCTTCTTAGCCTCCTCGTTATTCTCATAACAACGCTATCCCTATGTGTCACCCCCGCCTGGGCGAGCCTCAACGATGATCGCTACGATGGCAATGTTTTTGTTCTTTACGCAGGCAATGGTTCCCTCGTACCGCCCCGCCTCTCCCTCCAAGAAACTAGGGAACGGGAACTTCCCGCCATGTTGGTTTTTTATGCCGACGACAGTAGCGACAGTAAGCGTTTTGCCCCCATTGTCTCCGAAATCCAGTCCTACTACGAAAAAGTGATCAGCATTATCCCCGTGGCGATCGACTCCATTCCCCAGAAAAAACGCTACAGCAAAGACGAAGTCGGTTATTACTACGGCGGAAAAATTCCCCAAACCGTCATCCTCGATGCCAAGGGCAAAGTCATTTTTAATGAAGTCGGCCAGAGCGATTTTAACGATATCGACAATACCTTCCGGAAACTCTTTGACTTACCACTACGGGAAGGCGAGAACCTCAAAAAACCGATCCAATCCTTTAACGAATACAACTCCGGTTTCGCCCAATAACCACTACTTTTTCCCATAATCCAGTTCCTAGAGAATGAGCCAAGCGCTGATTCTCTTTTTTTATGTCCTGGTTTCACCTCCCCAGCCCAGGTAACTTTTCCACAACAGAAGCCCATCAAGACAAACGACCTGCGCTAGCCTGAAAACAAATCCTGCTTATATTTACTCAACAACCATTGAGGCAGATTCCAATGAACCCTTTAGTATTTATCATTTTGGCCCTGGGTGGTTCCGCTGTTTTTGGTTCCGTCAAGATTGTCAACGAAAAAAATCAATATTTAGTTGAAAGCCTCGGTAGCTATAAAAAAACCCTTGAACCGGGCTTGAATTTCGTCACCCCTTTTATCGACAAAATCGTTTATCGCGAGACCATCCGGGAAAAAGTTTTAGATGTCCCCCCCCAATCTTGCATCACCCGTGACAACGTTTCCATTAGCGTGGATGCGGTGGTTTACTGGCGCATTGTCGATATGTACAAAGCCTATTACAAGGTAGAAAATCTCCAATCGGCCATGGTGAACTTGGTTCTCACCCAAATCCGCTCGGAAATGGGCAAGCTAGAACTTGATGAAACCTTCACCGCCCGCACCGAAATTAACGAGCTCTTGCTGCGGGAATTGGATATTTCCACCGACCCTTGGGGCGTAAAAGTCACCCGGGTCGAACTGCGCGACATTGTACCCTCTAAGGCGGTGCTGGACTCCATGGAGCTGCAAATGGCCGCTGAGCGGAAAAAACGGGCCGCAATCCTCACCTCTGAAGGGGAACGAGAATCGGCGGTCAACTCTGCCCAGGGTCGTGCTGAGTCCCAGGTATTGGAGGCCGAATCTCAGAAAAAAGCAGCTATTCTCCAGGCAGAAGCGGAAAAAGAAGCAATTATTATGCGGGCGGAGGCGAAACGCCAGGAAGAAGTGATGCGCGCCCAGGCTTCTGCCCAAGCGATGCAAATTGTCGCCCAACAGCTCAAAACCAATCCTGCCGCCGGTGAAGCGTTGCAGTTTATCTTGGCCCAGCAATACCTCGAAATGGGGCAAACCATTGGTAGTAGCGGCAGCAGTAAGGTGATGTTCCTCGACCCCCGCAATATGATGTCTACCCTAGAGGGCATGAAATCGGTGATTGGTAATAATGCGGATATTGCCGCTTTAGACTTGGATTTAGACCAACTGGATCGCCACCAGGCCGGTTAGATGCATTGCGGTTTGAGATAAAAAATAAAAACCTAAAAATCATGCTGAAAATCCCCCTGCATCCACAAGGGGATTTTGTGTTTCATAAGAGATCTTAAGCGAGGTTCCCTTAGGCGGCGATCGCCATTTCTGTTTCTTTTTCCTTAGCAGCCATACTCAGGAGCAAATCTAAAACGCGATTGGCATAGCCCCATTCGTTGTCATACCAGGCCACTACCTTAAAAAAATGCTCATTCAGCGCCATCCCAGCCCCGGCATCGAAAATGCTGGAATGGGGATCGCTGGTGAAGTCTGTAGAAACCACATCATCTTCGGTGTAGGCCAAAACGCCTTTTAGCTCACCATTGGCCGCCTCACGCATCGCGGCACAAATTTCCCCATAGGAAGTAGGTTTTTCGGTGCGGAAGGTCAGATCAACCACGGAAACATCAGGGGTCGGCACCCGCATCGCCATCCCGGTTAAACGTCCGGCCAACTCTGGTAAGACCAAGGTCACTGCCTTCGCCGCGCCAGTGGAAGCCGGAATAATATTTTGACCTGCGCCGCGACCACTCCGATTGTCTTTTTTATTGGCTCCATCCACAGTGGGCTGGGTCGCTGTCATCGCGTGGATCGTCGTCATCAACCCCTCTGCTAGGCCAAAGTTATCGTGGATTACCTTGGCAATAGGGGCGAGACAATTGGTCGTACAACTAGCGTTGGACACAATGCGGTCATAGGCCGGGGAATAATCATGGTGATTTACCCCAACCACAAAGGTAGGAATGCGCTGGGGTTCGCTGGTGGGCGCAGAAACAATTACCCGCTTGGCCCCAGCTTCTAGGTGCTTGGAGACGCCGACAAAATCCCGGAAACATCCAGTAGATTCAATCACATAGTCAACGTTCAGTTCTTCCCAGGGCAACATACTGGGGTCTTTGACCATCGTGCAGCGGATAAACTGGCCATTTACGTAAATACCATCGGCGGTGGCTTCGATGGTCCCCGGAAAACGACCATGGGTAGAGTCATATCTGAGGAGATAGGCAATCTTTTCCGGGGAAATCAGATCATTGATGCAAACAAAATTGAGATTGGGGTTGTGGAGGGCAGCACGGAAAACGAGGCGGCCAATGCGGCCAAAACCATTGATTGCGAGATTGAGAGAAGCCATATATTTGTGCGTCAGTCCAACTGGATAGAACTGGGTAGGTTGGTTACGGCCCCATTCTAGGCAGTGAATTTAGGTCGGCTGAGACAGCTCAAAGAAGTATAAAGTTACGAAAAATTTTCTTCTTTTACGAAGGGTATGGGCAGATGAACTTTAGTAACGCTAGTG
It encodes the following:
- a CDS encoding universal stress protein, translated to MLPTPSAQTTTPGPQTTAIQKILVALDYRTEDPSIFAQALNFAEKFQAALTIFHCVQPQPVAMPEIGSLAAYGGMIDSTAIALQEEQFHQHLTNVDHWLQSLAHQARHKKIPTTIHQQIGDPSETICAIAKNQQADLIILGRRGLTGLGEVFLGSVSSYVLHHAPCSVLVVQHPQTPEKSPKHRK
- a CDS encoding UDP-N-acetylmuramoyl-tripeptide--D-alanyl-D-alanine ligase — its product is MGIVLMLSQLTAILGENLRRSPQQISPEPATGVSTDTRDLQPGNVFVALVGEKFDGHDYVDQAHQAGAIALITSRPLETDLPQWIVNDTLRAYQDLGAWWRQQVNIPVIGITGSVGKTSTKELIAGILGTQGKVLKTEANFNNEIGVPKTLLNLTPDHDFAVIEMAMRGPGEIARLAEIAQPTIGIITNVGTAHIGRLGSREAIAKAKCELLEFMPKDSVAMLNADNELLMATAATVWSGETLSYGFSQGDLTGEYIAPDQVKVADQVFPVPLAGQHNALNYLAALGVMQVLGFGWQGLTTEISLAMPKGRSQRIVLPNDIVLLDETYNAGLESMLAALDLLKQTPGDRHIAVLGTMKELGEFSEALHTQVGEKAQTLGLDQLYVLVDDPEAQAIADGALGVPSLCFPDHRSLIEHLRANMQPGDRLLFKASNSVGLSRVVEALQQTYSA
- a CDS encoding type II secretion system F family protein, translating into MKEQQQALFFRQLGATLKAGMGLGQAVALAMGEIPRRAREPWQGVILQLERGHGLRESWLPVRSQFSAWAIALLEIAETSGALVSVCRDVSDTLVEMAERRRLIRGILLRGLVMVWSWVMVIYLLLGGSLLAGDFGATALTTAIALMVFLYGAITWEPLRLGLRRVPPLRNITRLQMLIHLGYLQLPLDCGLPLTAAIAWLAEGFPDPDLQTICRRIEPQVRRGTDLTTAIVPYFSPMVRQIIRSGEIAGTLPLSFSQIRQYYQRELSRRFTLLRVQILLLSLLSFGVFVALLGADVIQSMQQQFEAF
- a CDS encoding thylakoid membrane photosystem I accumulation factor; this translates as MQARHLSPKHILLSLLVILITTLSLCVTPAWASLNDDRYDGNVFVLYAGNGSLVPPRLSLQETRERELPAMLVFYADDSSDSKRFAPIVSEIQSYYEKVISIIPVAIDSIPQKKRYSKDEVGYYYGGKIPQTVILDAKGKVIFNEVGQSDFNDIDNTFRKLFDLPLREGENLKKPIQSFNEYNSGFAQ
- a CDS encoding SPFH domain-containing protein, encoding MNPLVFIILALGGSAVFGSVKIVNEKNQYLVESLGSYKKTLEPGLNFVTPFIDKIVYRETIREKVLDVPPQSCITRDNVSISVDAVVYWRIVDMYKAYYKVENLQSAMVNLVLTQIRSEMGKLELDETFTARTEINELLLRELDISTDPWGVKVTRVELRDIVPSKAVLDSMELQMAAERKKRAAILTSEGERESAVNSAQGRAESQVLEAESQKKAAILQAEAEKEAIIMRAEAKRQEEVMRAQASAQAMQIVAQQLKTNPAAGEALQFILAQQYLEMGQTIGSSGSSKVMFLDPRNMMSTLEGMKSVIGNNADIAALDLDLDQLDRHQAG
- the gap gene encoding type I glyceraldehyde-3-phosphate dehydrogenase, whose protein sequence is MASLNLAINGFGRIGRLVFRAALHNPNLNFVCINDLISPEKIAYLLRYDSTHGRFPGTIEATADGIYVNGQFIRCTMVKDPSMLPWEELNVDYVIESTGCFRDFVGVSKHLEAGAKRVIVSAPTSEPQRIPTFVVGVNHHDYSPAYDRIVSNASCTTNCLAPIAKVIHDNFGLAEGLMTTIHAMTATQPTVDGANKKDNRSGRGAGQNIIPASTGAAKAVTLVLPELAGRLTGMAMRVPTPDVSVVDLTFRTEKPTSYGEICAAMREAANGELKGVLAYTEDDVVSTDFTSDPHSSIFDAGAGMALNEHFFKVVAWYDNEWGYANRVLDLLLSMAAKEKETEMAIAA